The following is a genomic window from Crossiella equi.
CGACCGCGACGTCGGTGTCGGGTGTGAGGGTGACCGCGCGCACCAGCGGCAGGCCGCCGCGGGCGACCTCGGTGAAGGCCTCCCGGGGGTAGCGGCCGTGCAGCTGCACCGCGCGCACGCCCGCGACCTCGGCCGCCCGGCGCACCTGTTCGGCGGGCACGCCCTTGAACACCCCGACGGAGAGCACGTGCGGCGGTACCAGCGCGGTGAGCCGGGCGGCGGTCTCGGCGTCGATCCGCCGGACGCTCTCCGACAGCACGAAGCCCACCGCGTCGGCGCCCGCCTCCACGGCGGTGCGGACGTCGTCCTCGGTGCGCAGGCCGCACAGCT
Proteins encoded in this region:
- a CDS encoding phosphoribosylanthranilate isomerase; translation: MYVKLCGLRTEDDVRTAVEAGADAVGFVLSESVRRIDAETAARLTALVPPHVLSVGVFKGVPAEQVRRAAEVAGVRAVQLHGRYPREAFTEVARGGLPLVRAVTLTPDTDVAVGAFGEEMLLLDSPVAGSGHRWDLSALHAARPQGRWLLAGGLSVANVAEAVAEARPWGVDVSSGVEGERGTKDHGLMRAFVAAARGA